CACCAGGTCTGCAAGCACCTGGACGAACACCTGGAACAAATCCCGGAGAACGACGGCAAATCGCGCGCGATCCTCGAGCAGATGCGCGTCGACGAGGAGCATCACGCCGAATCCGCCCTCCAGGCCGGTGGCTACCGCTTCCCGGCGCCGGTGCGCTTTGGCATGAGCCTGCTGGCCAAGGTCATGACCAAGAGCACCTACCGCATCTGAGGAACCACCGATGGAACGCTTCGACGCCAAGGACCTGGCACGCGCCGTAAGCGCAGGCATTCTGCAGCCCGGCCAGGACCAGGCCCTGGCGGACTTCCTGCGCCGCCAAGCCGAGGCTGGCGGTAGCTTCCAGCTGGCCCATGTCGCCTTCTACTTCGGCGCCTTGCTGATCATGGGGGCCATGGGCTGGTTGCTCACCGAAGCCTGGATGACCCTCGGTGACGGCGCGCTACTGAGCATCGCCCTGGTCTATATCGCCGGCATCACCCTGTTCGCCCTGTCGTTGCAACGCCGCGCCCAGCCCATCGCCGCCGGCGTGCTGGCCGCCGTGGCGGTGGCCATCGTGCCGCTGGCGGTATTCGCCATCGAGCGACTGGTCGGCTGGTGGCCGCTGGACGACAGCCAAGGCGACTATCACCAGTACTACACCTACGTGCAAGGCGGCTGGCTAACGATGGAGGTGGCGACGGTACTGGCCGGCCTGTTGATGCTGCGGCTCGTTCCCTTCCCGTTCATCGTCATGCCGATTGCCGTGGCGCTATGGTTCATGTCCATGGACTTGAGCGAATGGTTCTACGGCGATGTGTTCAGCTGGGAGCAACGCCGCACCGTGTCGCTGTGGTTTGGCCTTGGCCTGCTGCTGGTATTCGTCGTGATCGACGGGCGCACCGAGCGGGACTATGCCTTCTGGGGCTATCTCGCCGGGCTGACGGCGTTCTGGGGCGGGCTGACCTTGCTCGACAGCGCCAGCGAGTGGGGCAAGTTCCTCTACTGCCTGGTCAACCTTGGGCTGATGGGCCTGGCGGTACTGCTGCGCCGGCCAGTGTTCATGGTGTTCGGGGCAATGGGGGTAGCGGCTTATCTGGGCTATCTGTCGTACGAGGTGTTCGCCGACTCGCTGCTGTTCCCCGTCGTGCTGACCCTGATCGGCCTGGGCGTGATCGTGCTGGGGTTGCAGTACCAGAAGCGCCGCGAACGGCTCAGCGCGTCACTGCAGGCAAAGCTGCCGCAGTGGCTACAGGCAGCGTTGCCGGCATTGCGTCGCGGATAGATGCCATCGCGGGGTAAAGAGCCCGCCCCCACGCATGCCCGTGCCGTAGCCAGCGTGGGAGCGGGCTTGCCCCGCGTTCGTTTCAGCCCAGTTCGACAATCTCGTAGCCGTGGCTGATTTCCACACCGGCACGCTCGAGCATGATCGACGCCGAACAGTACTTCTCGGCCGATAGCTCTACCGCGCGCTTGACCTGCGCCTCTTTCAGCCCGCGGCCCTTGACCACGAAGTTCATGTGGATCTTGGTGAATACCTTCGGGTCTTCACTGGCGCGCTCGGCCTCGAGGAAGGCTTCGCAGCTTTCCACCGCCTGGCGCGATTTCTTCAAGATGCTCACCACATCGAAGCTGCTGCAGCCGCCCAGGCCCAGCAGCAGCATTTCCATCGGGCGCACACCGAGGTTGCGGCCCCCGGCTTCGGGCGGGCCGTCCATGACCACGACATGACCGCTCCCCGACTCGCCGAGGAACATCGCTTCACCGGCCCACTGGATGCGTGCCTTCATCTATCCGGACTCCAAATACGTAAAAGGGTGTCAGCTTAGACCTTGCGGCGCCGTCGGAAAAGCTCAAGCCGTGGCGCTTTTGTGCCGATGCAGGGAGAAGTGTCTGATAAGCTGGCGCCAAACGACTGGCGCTTGCCGCCAGACAATCTATAAAAAGCCAATGCGTAGCATCGAACAGGATTTCGTGATGGTCTCCTCAGCCCTGCCACCCAAGATCAAGAACATCGACAAGTTGCTGGCCCACTGCCAACGCCGTCGCTATGCCGCCAAGAGCAGCATCATCTGCGCCGGTGATCGGGCCGAGACGCTGTCGTTCATCGTCAAGGGCTCGGTGACCATCCTGATCGAGGATGACGACGGTCACGAAATGATCATCGCCTACCTCAACAGCGGTGATTTCTTCGGCGAGCTGGGCCTGTTCGAGCCAGCCGGCCAGGAACAACAACGCAGCGCCTGGGTGCGAGCCAAGACCGAATGCGAAGTGGCCGAGATCAGCTACGACAAGTTTCGCGAGCTGGCCCGCCAGGACCCGGAGATCCTCTACGCCCTCGGCAGCCAGATGGCTCAGCGCCTGCGCAACACCACGCGCAAGGTCGGCGACCTGGCGTTCTTCGATGTCACCGGGCGGGTCGCCCGCTGCCTGCTCGACCTGTGCAAGCAACCCGATGCCATGACCCACCCCGACGGCATGCAGATCAAGATCACCCGCCAGGAGATCGGCCGCATCGTCGGCTGTTCGCGAGAAATGGTCGGCCGCGTCCTCAAGGACCTCGAGGAGCGCAGCCTGGTGCAGGTCAAGGGCAAGACCATGGTGGTCTACGGCACCCGCTAATCCTGCGGCAGTGCCGCAAGCACCTGGTCATACGCCTGGCTCAGGCGTTCGAACCAGGGCACGGCCGGCGCCACTTCGTGCAGGGCGATATGGCTGTCGGCCCGGCAGCGCTGCTCAAGATCGCAACACTCGTTGAAGCGGTTGACCGCGGCGACCATCGATTCGCGCTCGTTGTCCAGCAACAGCGCGCCATGCACCAGCACCACCGGGCGCTTGCCGCCCAGGCCCTGGCGCCAGCGCTGGGCGGTGCCTACCAGTTTGCGGCCGTTGAGGTTGACGTTGTAGCGACCGTCGCAGAACGCCCCGTCGATTTCCCCAACCGAGGCCACCCCACCCCACTCGCGCAAGACATCGCACAAGGGCAGGCACAGCCGTTCGTAGGCGTTCTCGATGCGGCCATGGTCGCCTTCGCTGCGGGGCGCTACGTACACCAGGGCGATATTCACCGTGGCATGGGACTGCGGCACCGGCTCGCCGCCGGTTTCACGCAGTAACACCGGCCAGCCGGCGATGGCCAGCTCGGCGCAGGCGGCCTCGAAGTTGTCCAGCCGGCTCATGCGCCGTGGCATCACCAGGGCGTGGTCGGTCGGGCGCCAGAACAGCACGCCGGCATCGCGCTCGCCACCGCAGACGGCGGCCAGCAGCTCCTGTTCGGCGTGCAGGCCCTGCTCGACGGTGAGGGCCAGGGGTTGATCGCTCATTGTCCACCTTTGATGTGATGAGGCCCTCGAATACAAAAAAGCCGGCAAACGATGCCGGCTTCCTGTTCGATCAGTCCAGTTGCTGAACGGTTTTCTTCACCTGGTCCGGGAAGAACAAGCGTTGCAGTTCCAGCCCCGGCTGCTCGGCGCGCATGAACGCCTCGCCGACCAGGAACGAGTACACCTCGTTGATTTCCATCAGCTCGACATCGGCCCGGTTGAAGATCCCGCTCTCGGTAATCGCCAAGCGATCACGAGGGATGCGTGGCAACAGGTCGAGGGTGGTATCCAGGCTGACCTCGAAGGTGTGCAGGTTGCGGTTGTTGACCCCGACCAACGGCGTGTCGAGGGTCTTCAACGCGCGCTCCAGCTCATCGCCATCATGCACCTCGACCAACACGTCGAGGCCGACGTCCTTGGCGGTGGCGGCCAGCTCGGCCATCTTCCCGTCATCCAGCGCCGAGACGATCAACAGCACGCAGTCGGCGCCCAGGGCACGGGCCTCGACGATCTGGTACGGATCGACCATGAAGTCCTTGCGGATCACCGGCAGCGACACCGCGGCGCGGGCCTGCTGCAAGTAAAGGTCGGCACCCTGGAAGTAGTCCACGTCGGTGAGCACCGACAGGCAGGTCGCCCCGCCCTTCTCGTAGCTGACGGCGATTTCCGCCGGCACGAAGTGCTCGCGGATCACCCCCTTGCTCGGCGACGCTTTCTTGATTTCGGCGATCACCGCTGGCTTCTTGAGCCTGGCCTGCTTGATCAGCGCATTGGCGAACCCGCGCGGGGCCTCGGCGGCCTTGGCCAGTTGTTCCAGTTCGCCGAGGCTGACGCGGGCGCGGCGCTCGGATACTTCCTGGAATTTGCGGGCGATGATCCTTTCCAGCACCGTCGGCACGCTCATGCTTGGTTCTCCACCTTGAATACCGCAGTAAAGGCGCCCAGCTCCTGCAGTTTTTCCCAGGCCAGGCCGGTGTGCAGCACATCGTGGGCCAGCTCCACGCCCTGGGCCAGGGTCATGGCGTGATCGGCGGCGTACAGCGCGGCGCCGGCGTTGAGCACGATCATCTCGGCGGCCTTCTGGCCGTTCTCGGTCTTGCGCCGGCCCAGTGCATCGCGGATCAGCTCCAGCGATGCCTGCGGGCCGTCGACCGCCAGGCCATGCAGGCTCTGGCTCTTCATGCCGAGGTCCTCGGGTTCGACCCAATACTCGATGATCTGGTCGTTCTTCAGTTCAGCGACAAAGGTTGGCGCAGCCAGGCTGAACTCGTCCAGGCCATCCTTGGAGTGCACCACCAGCACATGCTTGCTGCCCATGCGCTGCAGCACTTCGGCCAATGGACGGCACAGGGCCTGGGTGAACACCCCGACCACCTGGTGCTTCACACCGGCCGGATTCGTAAGCGGGCCGAGCATGTTGAACAGGGTACGCAGCCCCAGCTCGCGACGCGGGCCGGCGGCGTGCTTCATGGCGCTGTGGTGGGTCTGGGCGAACATGAAGCCGATGCCCAGGCTGTCGATGCAACGGCCCACTTGCACCGGCGTCAGGTTCAGGTAGATGCCCGCGGCTTCCAGCAGGTCGGCACTGCCGCTCTTGCCAGACACTGCGCGGTTGCCGTGCTTGGCCACGGTGCAACCGGCCGCCGCGATGACGAACGCCGAGGCGGTGGACACGTTGAAGATATTGGCGCCATCGCCACCGGTACCGACGATGTCGACCACGCCGTCGAGGGTCTTGAGCTCGACCTTGTCGGCCAGCTCACGCATCACCGACACCGCGCCGACGATCTCGTCGATGCTCTCGCTCTTCATGCGCATGCCCATCAGGAAGGCGCCGATCTGCGCCTCGCTGCATTGGCCGGTCATGATCTGGCGCATGACGTCGCGCATTTCCTCGGTGCTCAGGTCCAGGTGGCCGACGATGCGGCTCAATGCGTTCTTGATCTCCATGATCGCTCCTTAACGGCGTCCGCCGGTCTGCTTGAGGAAGTTGGCGAACAGCTCGTGACCCTGCTCGGTGAGAATGGACTCGGGGTGGAACTGTACCCCTTCGACGTTCAG
The window above is part of the Pseudomonas muyukensis genome. Proteins encoded here:
- the trpD gene encoding anthranilate phosphoribosyltransferase, whose amino-acid sequence is MEIKNALSRIVGHLDLSTEEMRDVMRQIMTGQCSEAQIGAFLMGMRMKSESIDEIVGAVSVMRELADKVELKTLDGVVDIVGTGGDGANIFNVSTASAFVIAAAGCTVAKHGNRAVSGKSGSADLLEAAGIYLNLTPVQVGRCIDSLGIGFMFAQTHHSAMKHAAGPRRELGLRTLFNMLGPLTNPAGVKHQVVGVFTQALCRPLAEVLQRMGSKHVLVVHSKDGLDEFSLAAPTFVAELKNDQIIEYWVEPEDLGMKSQSLHGLAVDGPQASLELIRDALGRRKTENGQKAAEMIVLNAGAALYAADHAMTLAQGVELAHDVLHTGLAWEKLQELGAFTAVFKVENQA
- a CDS encoding lipoate--protein ligase family protein yields the protein MSDQPLALTVEQGLHAEQELLAAVCGGERDAGVLFWRPTDHALVMPRRMSRLDNFEAACAELAIAGWPVLLRETGGEPVPQSHATVNIALVYVAPRSEGDHGRIENAYERLCLPLCDVLREWGGVASVGEIDGAFCDGRYNVNLNGRKLVGTAQRWRQGLGGKRPVVLVHGALLLDNERESMVAAVNRFNECCDLEQRCRADSHIALHEVAPAVPWFERLSQAYDQVLAALPQD
- a CDS encoding DUF2157 domain-containing protein; this encodes MERFDAKDLARAVSAGILQPGQDQALADFLRRQAEAGGSFQLAHVAFYFGALLIMGAMGWLLTEAWMTLGDGALLSIALVYIAGITLFALSLQRRAQPIAAGVLAAVAVAIVPLAVFAIERLVGWWPLDDSQGDYHQYYTYVQGGWLTMEVATVLAGLLMLRLVPFPFIVMPIAVALWFMSMDLSEWFYGDVFSWEQRRTVSLWFGLGLLLVFVVIDGRTERDYAFWGYLAGLTAFWGGLTLLDSASEWGKFLYCLVNLGLMGLAVLLRRPVFMVFGAMGVAAYLGYLSYEVFADSLLFPVVLTLIGLGVIVLGLQYQKRRERLSASLQAKLPQWLQAALPALRRG
- the trpC gene encoding indole-3-glycerol phosphate synthase TrpC; amino-acid sequence: MSVPTVLERIIARKFQEVSERRARVSLGELEQLAKAAEAPRGFANALIKQARLKKPAVIAEIKKASPSKGVIREHFVPAEIAVSYEKGGATCLSVLTDVDYFQGADLYLQQARAAVSLPVIRKDFMVDPYQIVEARALGADCVLLIVSALDDGKMAELAATAKDVGLDVLVEVHDGDELERALKTLDTPLVGVNNRNLHTFEVSLDTTLDLLPRIPRDRLAITESGIFNRADVELMEINEVYSFLVGEAFMRAEQPGLELQRLFFPDQVKKTVQQLD
- a CDS encoding OsmC family protein, with the protein product MKARIQWAGEAMFLGESGSGHVVVMDGPPEAGGRNLGVRPMEMLLLGLGGCSSFDVVSILKKSRQAVESCEAFLEAERASEDPKVFTKIHMNFVVKGRGLKEAQVKRAVELSAEKYCSASIMLERAGVEISHGYEIVELG
- the crp gene encoding cAMP-activated global transcriptional regulator CRP: MVSSALPPKIKNIDKLLAHCQRRRYAAKSSIICAGDRAETLSFIVKGSVTILIEDDDGHEMIIAYLNSGDFFGELGLFEPAGQEQQRSAWVRAKTECEVAEISYDKFRELARQDPEILYALGSQMAQRLRNTTRKVGDLAFFDVTGRVARCLLDLCKQPDAMTHPDGMQIKITRQEIGRIVGCSREMVGRVLKDLEERSLVQVKGKTMVVYGTR